The Streptomyces sp. NBC_00670 genome window below encodes:
- a CDS encoding class I SAM-dependent methyltransferase has product MTTAREARPPVTAAAGEVAPPGPRPGRTSRSPVPASWSADPYADALRTGRGPLFLRRSDGWLLPLEVERWCAAADAADEEVLRRCEGTVLDVGCGPGRLVAALSARGRPALGVDVSEAAVARTLRLGGRALRRSVFEPLPGEGRWGTALLVDGNVGIGGDPVALLARMRELLRPGGLLLAETVPAADVDERADVRLVREAYGAGGAAEAPGAAFPWARLGAPALLRYAARAGWRPAGQWSAGGRRFVALRSRRRSSSALPPNSTAVISSQRPRNPSAGSAVADR; this is encoded by the coding sequence ATGACCACCGCACGTGAGGCGCGCCCGCCCGTCACCGCGGCCGCGGGCGAGGTGGCTCCCCCGGGGCCCCGCCCCGGCCGTACGTCACGTTCCCCGGTTCCCGCCTCCTGGTCGGCGGACCCGTACGCCGACGCCCTGCGTACCGGCCGCGGCCCCCTCTTCCTGCGGCGCTCCGACGGATGGCTGCTGCCACTGGAGGTGGAGCGCTGGTGCGCGGCGGCCGACGCGGCCGACGAAGAGGTGCTGCGTCGCTGCGAGGGCACGGTGCTCGACGTCGGCTGCGGCCCGGGCCGCCTGGTGGCCGCGCTGTCGGCGCGGGGCCGGCCCGCGCTCGGGGTGGACGTCAGCGAGGCGGCCGTGGCCCGCACGCTCCGGCTCGGCGGCCGGGCGCTGCGCCGCTCGGTCTTCGAGCCGCTGCCCGGCGAGGGCCGCTGGGGCACCGCGCTGCTCGTCGACGGCAACGTCGGCATCGGCGGCGACCCCGTGGCCCTTCTCGCCCGGATGCGCGAACTGCTGCGCCCCGGCGGCCTGTTGCTCGCCGAGACGGTGCCGGCGGCGGACGTCGACGAACGGGCCGACGTCCGCCTCGTACGGGAGGCGTACGGCGCGGGCGGCGCCGCCGAGGCACCGGGCGCCGCGTTCCCGTGGGCCCGGCTCGGCGCACCGGCGCTGCTCCGGTACGCCGCCCGTGCGGGCTGGCGCCCGGCCGGTCAGTGGTCGGCCGGCGGGCGCCGCTTCGTCGCCCTGCGCAGCCGCCGCAGGAGCAGCAGCGCGCTGCCGCCGAACAGTACGGCGGTGATCAGCAGCCAGCGGCCGAGGAACCCGTCGGCGGGCAGCGCGGTGGCGGACCGGTAG
- a CDS encoding glycosyltransferase family 2 protein, with protein MRAVTSPSPHSPDPDDAAAGVDVVLPCLDEADALPWVLRRIPPGWRALVVDNGSTDGSADVAAALGATVVREPRRGFGAACHAGLAAATADVVCFCDCDASLDPSLLVPFVREVCAGRADLVLGRRRPQGPGAWPAHARAGNLALSRMLRSRTGLRLRDLGPLRAARREALLGLALTDRRSGYPLQMVVRAADAGWRVAEHDVPYLPRTGASKVTGTWRGTWQAVHDMRRVLAEPPVHHAVEGGRSR; from the coding sequence GTGAGGGCCGTGACGAGCCCTTCTCCCCACTCCCCCGACCCGGACGACGCCGCCGCCGGCGTCGACGTGGTCCTGCCCTGTCTCGACGAGGCCGACGCCCTGCCGTGGGTGCTGCGCCGCATCCCGCCCGGCTGGCGTGCCCTGGTGGTGGACAACGGTTCCACCGACGGGTCGGCCGACGTCGCCGCCGCGCTCGGCGCCACGGTGGTGCGCGAGCCGCGCCGCGGTTTCGGCGCCGCCTGCCACGCGGGCCTCGCGGCGGCCACCGCCGACGTCGTCTGCTTCTGCGACTGCGACGCCTCGCTCGACCCCTCGCTCCTCGTCCCGTTCGTGCGGGAGGTGTGCGCGGGCCGGGCCGACCTGGTGCTCGGCCGACGGCGGCCGCAGGGCCCGGGCGCCTGGCCCGCGCACGCCCGGGCCGGCAACCTCGCGCTCTCCCGGATGCTGCGCAGCCGCACCGGGCTGCGGCTGCGCGACCTCGGTCCGCTGCGCGCCGCCCGCCGGGAGGCGCTGCTCGGCCTCGCCCTCACCGACCGGCGCAGCGGCTATCCGCTCCAGATGGTGGTGCGCGCGGCCGACGCCGGCTGGCGGGTCGCCGAGCACGACGTCCCGTATCTGCCGCGCACGGGCGCGTCGAAGGTGACCGGCACGTGGCGCGGGACCTGGCAGGCGGTCCACGACATGCGCCGCGTCCTCGCCGAACCGCCGGTGCATCACGCCGTGGAAGGAGGCAGGTCCCGATGA
- a CDS encoding response regulator transcription factor → MRQPNESPATEATARGGGGAPAAAGVPNAAGAPEAAGTLDASGARILVVDDDPTVAEVVSGYLDRAGYVVDRAGDGPAALARAAAHRPDLVVLDLMLPGMDGLEVCRRLRERGPVPVVMLTARGDEDDRILGLEVGADDYVTKPFSPRELVLRVQSVLRRTRPGPDTRPLRAAGLVLDPAARRATKHGTELALTLREFDLLAFLLAHPRRVFGREELMREVWGWDFGDLSTVTVHVRRLRGKVEDDPARPLLIQTVWGVGYRFEPTGAEAVETAEGAGRPAEGSAGRA, encoded by the coding sequence ATGCGACAGCCCAACGAGTCCCCGGCCACCGAAGCGACGGCGCGGGGCGGCGGCGGAGCCCCGGCCGCCGCCGGAGTGCCGAACGCCGCCGGAGCCCCGGAAGCCGCCGGAACCCTGGACGCCTCCGGAGCGCGGATCCTCGTCGTGGACGACGACCCCACCGTCGCCGAGGTCGTCTCCGGATATCTGGACCGCGCGGGATACGTGGTGGACCGCGCCGGGGACGGCCCGGCCGCGCTCGCCCGCGCCGCCGCGCACCGGCCCGACCTGGTCGTCCTCGACCTGATGCTTCCCGGCATGGACGGCCTCGAGGTCTGCCGCCGGCTGCGGGAGCGCGGCCCCGTGCCGGTCGTCATGCTGACGGCACGCGGCGACGAGGACGACCGCATCCTCGGCCTGGAGGTGGGCGCGGACGACTACGTCACCAAGCCGTTCAGCCCGCGCGAACTCGTGCTGCGCGTCCAGTCCGTACTGCGCCGCACCCGGCCGGGACCGGACACCCGGCCGCTGCGCGCCGCCGGTCTCGTCCTGGACCCGGCGGCCCGGCGCGCCACCAAGCACGGCACCGAACTCGCGCTCACGCTGCGGGAGTTCGACCTCCTGGCGTTCCTGCTCGCCCACCCCCGGCGGGTGTTCGGCCGGGAGGAGCTGATGCGCGAGGTGTGGGGCTGGGACTTCGGCGACCTGTCCACCGTCACGGTCCATGTCCGGCGGCTGCGCGGCAAGGTGGAGGACGATCCGGCCCGGCCGCTGCTCATCCAGACGGTGTGGGGGGTCGGATACCGGTTCGAGCCCACGGGGGCCGAGGCGGTCGAGACGGCCGAGGGCGCGGGGCGGCCCGCCGAGGGGAGCGCCGGCCGTGCGTGA
- a CDS encoding sensor histidine kinase, giving the protein MRDTLLIVLFAFLGAAAAGLLGLGALWLLRRRSLTASVAVVAAVAVGAMLAGTLAVAQAMFLSAHDLSVVTTVVAMAAVVSLATALLLGRWVVARSRELALAARSFGDGGDFAAPASPGTAELAEVSRELAATSAKLARSRERERALESSRRELVAWISHDLRTPLAGLRAMAEALEDGVAADPDRYLRRIRTEVERLNGMVGDLFELSRIHAGALALSPSRMSVYDLVGDALAGADPLAREHGVRLVGDRIEAVPVEVDGKEMSRVLGNLLVNAIRRTPADGTVAVAAERSADGVVLSVTDACGGIPEEELPRVFDTGWRGTDARTPPAGAGLGLAIVRGIVEAHRGRAEVRNVVGGCRFEVTLPVVGV; this is encoded by the coding sequence GTGCGTGACACGCTGCTCATCGTCCTGTTCGCCTTCCTCGGCGCCGCCGCCGCCGGACTGCTCGGCCTGGGCGCGCTGTGGCTGCTCCGCCGCCGCTCGCTCACCGCCTCCGTGGCCGTCGTCGCCGCCGTCGCCGTCGGGGCGATGCTCGCCGGCACGCTCGCCGTCGCCCAGGCCATGTTCCTGTCCGCGCACGACCTCTCCGTCGTCACCACGGTCGTCGCGATGGCGGCCGTCGTCTCCCTGGCCACCGCGCTGCTGCTGGGCCGCTGGGTCGTCGCCCGCAGCCGCGAACTCGCCCTCGCCGCACGCTCGTTCGGCGACGGCGGGGACTTCGCCGCGCCCGCGAGCCCCGGCACCGCCGAACTCGCCGAGGTCAGCCGCGAACTGGCCGCCACGAGTGCGAAGCTCGCCCGCTCCCGGGAGCGGGAGCGGGCCCTGGAGTCCTCCCGGCGCGAACTCGTCGCCTGGATCTCGCACGACCTGCGCACTCCGCTCGCCGGACTGCGCGCGATGGCAGAGGCGCTGGAGGACGGGGTCGCCGCCGACCCCGACCGCTATCTGCGCCGCATTCGCACGGAGGTGGAGCGGCTCAACGGGATGGTGGGCGACCTCTTCGAGCTCTCCCGCATCCACGCGGGAGCGCTGGCGCTGTCGCCGTCCCGGATGTCGGTGTACGACCTCGTCGGCGACGCACTCGCCGGGGCGGATCCGCTCGCCCGCGAGCACGGGGTGCGGCTGGTGGGGGACCGCATCGAGGCGGTGCCGGTGGAGGTGGACGGCAAGGAGATGAGCCGGGTGCTGGGCAATCTCCTGGTCAACGCGATCCGGCGGACGCCGGCGGACGGGACGGTCGCGGTGGCCGCGGAGCGGTCGGCGGACGGGGTGGTGCTGTCGGTCACCGACGCGTGCGGGGGGATTCCGGAGGAGGAGTTGCCGCGGGTGTTCGACACGGGGTGGCGGGGGACCGATGCGAGGACGCCTCCGGCGGGGGCGGGGTTGGGGCTGGCCATTGTGCGGGGGATCGTGGAGGCGCATCGGGGGAGGGCGGAGGTTCGGAACGTGGTGGGAGGGTGTCGGTTCGAGGTGACGTTGCCGGTGGTGGGGGTTTAG
- a CDS encoding NAD-dependent epimerase/dehydratase family protein, whose product MRVLVTGSAGFIGSHVVDALAARGHETVALDVREDGADVRDPEVVAARLRGVDAVCHQAAMVGLGTGFADAPEYVSRNDLGTAVLLTAMAAAGVRRLVLAGSMVVYGEGAYACPRHGAVRPGPRAVADLDDGRFEPPCPRCGAALTPGLVGEDAPADPRNVYATTKLAQEHLAAAWARSTDGWAVSLRYHNVYGPRMPRDTPYAGVASFFRSALARGEAPRVFEDGGQRRDFVHVRDVAAANATALEADAPRGALTPYNTGSGTPHTIADLASALAKACGGPPPVVTGEYRLGDVRHITADSTRLRADLGWKPEVRFEEGMREFARS is encoded by the coding sequence ATGCGCGTACTGGTCACCGGCTCGGCCGGGTTCATCGGGTCCCATGTCGTCGACGCCCTCGCCGCCCGCGGCCACGAGACGGTCGCTCTGGACGTGCGGGAGGACGGCGCCGACGTACGCGACCCCGAGGTGGTCGCCGCCCGGCTGCGCGGGGTGGACGCCGTCTGCCACCAGGCGGCCATGGTCGGCCTCGGCACCGGGTTCGCGGACGCGCCGGAGTACGTCTCCCGCAACGACCTCGGCACCGCCGTACTGCTCACCGCCATGGCGGCGGCGGGGGTACGGCGTCTGGTGCTCGCCGGGTCGATGGTGGTCTACGGCGAGGGCGCCTACGCCTGCCCGCGGCACGGGGCGGTACGGCCGGGCCCCCGGGCGGTGGCCGACCTCGACGACGGCCGGTTCGAGCCGCCGTGTCCGCGCTGCGGTGCGGCGCTCACCCCCGGGCTGGTCGGCGAGGACGCCCCCGCCGACCCGCGCAATGTGTACGCCACCACCAAGCTGGCCCAGGAGCACCTGGCCGCCGCGTGGGCCCGCTCGACCGACGGCTGGGCGGTGTCGCTGCGCTACCACAACGTGTACGGCCCCCGGATGCCCCGCGACACGCCGTACGCGGGCGTCGCCTCCTTCTTCCGCTCGGCCCTGGCCCGCGGCGAGGCTCCCCGCGTCTTCGAGGACGGCGGCCAGCGCCGCGACTTCGTCCACGTCCGCGACGTGGCGGCCGCCAACGCGACGGCCCTGGAGGCGGACGCACCCCGGGGCGCCCTGACCCCTTACAACACCGGCAGCGGCACTCCGCACACGATCGCCGACCTGGCCTCCGCTCTCGCCAAGGCGTGCGGAGGCCCGCCTCCGGTGGTGACGGGCGAGTACCGCCTGGGCGACGTCCGCCACATCACGGCGGACTCCACCCGGCTGCGAGCAGACCTCGGCTGGAAACCGGAGGTGCGGTTCGAGGAGGGGATGAGGGAGTTCGCGCGGTCGTGA
- a CDS encoding DUF4142 domain-containing protein, producing the protein MRMSRNMAGTVFVFGALSLTLTALAYPTMLGMRNSTTNPDRVIANTPHGPLTEGDRDFVVKVRSAGLWEYPLGEMALERGTTDAMKEAGKHLIVGHAGLDETCRKIAPELNITLPNQATPQQQQFVATVDASRGKEFDSTAVNIMRVTHGQIFPAIAKIRASTRNTLVRQLADQANDTVLDHITVLEKTGLVNHDQVNFQQTTPPKLDQNQLTPPPPQPGSPLVALTPRPDLNIRTSSPTASSTPSG; encoded by the coding sequence ATGCGCATGTCCCGCAACATGGCCGGAACCGTCTTCGTGTTCGGCGCGCTGAGTCTGACCCTCACCGCCCTCGCGTACCCGACCATGCTCGGGATGCGGAACTCGACCACCAACCCCGACCGTGTCATCGCCAACACCCCGCACGGCCCGCTCACCGAGGGCGACCGGGACTTCGTGGTGAAGGTGCGCTCGGCGGGACTGTGGGAGTACCCGCTCGGCGAGATGGCGCTGGAGCGGGGCACGACCGACGCGATGAAGGAGGCGGGCAAGCACCTGATCGTCGGGCACGCCGGACTGGACGAGACCTGCCGGAAGATCGCACCCGAGCTGAACATCACCCTGCCCAACCAGGCGACCCCGCAACAGCAGCAGTTCGTGGCCACGGTGGACGCCTCGCGGGGCAAGGAGTTCGACTCCACGGCCGTCAACATCATGCGGGTGACGCACGGGCAGATCTTCCCGGCCATCGCCAAGATCCGCGCCAGTACGCGGAACACGCTGGTCCGGCAGCTCGCCGACCAGGCCAACGACACGGTCCTCGACCACATCACGGTGCTGGAGAAGACCGGTCTGGTCAATCACGACCAGGTCAACTTCCAGCAGACGACGCCGCCCAAGCTCGACCAGAACCAGCTCACCCCGCCGCCGCCCCAGCCGGGCTCGCCCCTGGTGGCGCTCACCCCGCGCCCGGACCTGAACATCCGCACCTCGTCCCCGACGGCCTCCTCCACGCCGTCGGGGTGA
- a CDS encoding MSMEG_6728 family protein — MQTFLPYPDFTESARVLDRRRLGKQRVEALQVLRGLTVPGYGWRRHPAVRMWTGYEEALVRYGLQMCHVWRDLGHQDSCAATMVADFAAHRPGAAVREQAELAEAGELPPWLGDPALHVSHRSALVRKDPDFYAPHFPGVPDDLPYHWPGSDRGGE, encoded by the coding sequence GTGCAGACATTCCTCCCGTATCCGGACTTCACCGAGTCGGCCCGCGTCCTGGACCGCCGCCGGCTCGGCAAACAGCGCGTCGAGGCGCTCCAGGTGCTGCGCGGGCTGACCGTGCCGGGCTACGGCTGGCGCCGGCACCCGGCGGTGCGGATGTGGACGGGGTACGAGGAGGCCCTCGTCCGCTACGGGCTGCAGATGTGCCACGTCTGGCGCGACCTCGGCCACCAGGACAGCTGCGCGGCCACCATGGTCGCCGACTTCGCCGCCCACCGGCCCGGCGCCGCGGTGCGGGAGCAGGCGGAGCTGGCCGAGGCCGGTGAACTGCCGCCCTGGCTGGGCGATCCCGCCCTGCACGTCAGCCACCGCTCCGCCCTCGTCCGCAAGGACCCCGACTTCTACGCCCCGCACTTCCCCGGCGTCCCGGACGACCTGCCGTACCACTGGCCCGGCTCGGACCGCGGCGGCGAGTGA
- a CDS encoding YqjF family protein: MPTTPQPPVPAGPGPAGPVSRRPAPEPVTPDAPAALTWPLLTQEWLDLAFVHWALDPDAVAPLLPAGTVPDVYEGRTYAGLVAFRMHRVGWLRSPGVPYLGSFPETNVRLYSVDAHGRRGVVFRSMDAARLIPVVMGRAGFRLPYVWSRMAVRHRGDLIGYSSTRWWPGPRGAYCRLVVRRGEPIAEPTGLEHFLTARWGMHNAFFGDTGFLPNAHPRWPLHRAELVRCEENLVAAAGLPAELGEPVSVLYSPGVPVELGRPARPAGIPTP, translated from the coding sequence ATGCCGACGACCCCGCAGCCGCCCGTGCCCGCCGGACCCGGACCCGCCGGACCGGTGTCCCGGCGGCCCGCCCCCGAGCCCGTCACCCCCGACGCGCCCGCCGCCCTCACGTGGCCGCTGCTCACCCAGGAGTGGCTGGACCTCGCCTTCGTCCACTGGGCGCTCGACCCGGACGCCGTCGCCCCGCTGCTCCCCGCCGGGACCGTGCCGGACGTGTACGAGGGGCGGACGTATGCCGGCCTGGTGGCGTTCCGGATGCACCGGGTCGGCTGGCTGCGCTCGCCCGGGGTGCCGTACCTCGGCTCGTTCCCGGAGACCAACGTGCGGCTCTACTCCGTCGACGCGCACGGACGGCGCGGGGTGGTGTTCCGCTCGATGGACGCCGCCCGGCTGATTCCCGTCGTGATGGGCCGGGCCGGGTTCCGGCTGCCGTACGTGTGGTCCCGGATGGCCGTACGCCACCGGGGTGACCTGATCGGCTACAGCAGCACCCGGTGGTGGCCCGGGCCCCGGGGCGCGTACTGCCGGCTGGTGGTGCGGCGGGGCGAGCCGATCGCCGAGCCGACCGGTCTGGAGCACTTCCTGACCGCCCGGTGGGGGATGCACAACGCCTTCTTCGGCGACACCGGGTTCCTGCCCAACGCGCATCCGCGCTGGCCGCTGCACCGCGCCGAGCTGGTGCGCTGCGAGGAGAACCTGGTGGCGGCGGCCGGGCTGCCCGCCGAGCTGGGGGAGCCGGTGAGCGTGCTGTACTCGCCGGGCGTACCGGTCGAACTGGGCCGCCCCGCCCGCCCGGCGGGCATCCCGACGCCCTGA